A single region of the Streptomyces sp. NBC_00236 genome encodes:
- a CDS encoding ATP-dependent Clp protease proteolytic subunit — MVNTHMNNFPGASANGLYTGPQVDNRYIVPRFVERTSQGVREYDPYAKLFEERVIFLGVQIDDASANDVMAQLLCLESMDPDRDISIYINSPGGSFTALTAIYDTMQFVKPDIQTVCMGQAASAAAVLLAAGTPGKRLALPNARVLIHQPSSQTGREQLSDLEIAANEILRMRAQLEELLAKHSTTPIEKIRDDIERDKILTADDALAYGLVDQIVATRKSAAGAAA; from the coding sequence ATGGTGAACACCCACATGAACAACTTCCCCGGCGCGTCCGCTAACGGCCTCTACACCGGCCCGCAGGTGGACAACCGCTACATCGTCCCGCGCTTCGTGGAGCGCACCTCGCAGGGCGTGCGCGAGTACGACCCGTACGCGAAGCTCTTCGAGGAGCGCGTGATCTTCCTCGGCGTGCAGATCGACGACGCGTCCGCCAACGACGTCATGGCGCAGCTGCTGTGCCTGGAGTCGATGGACCCGGACCGGGACATCTCGATCTACATCAACAGCCCCGGCGGCTCGTTCACCGCGCTCACCGCGATCTACGACACGATGCAGTTCGTGAAGCCGGACATCCAGACGGTCTGCATGGGCCAGGCGGCCTCCGCCGCCGCCGTGCTGCTCGCCGCGGGCACGCCGGGCAAGCGCCTGGCGCTGCCGAACGCGCGGGTCCTGATCCACCAGCCGTCCTCGCAGACCGGCCGTGAGCAGCTCTCCGACCTGGAGATCGCGGCCAACGAGATCCTGCGCATGCGGGCCCAGCTGGAGGAGCTGCTGGCCAAGCACTCCACCACGCCGATCGAGAAGATCCGTGACGACATCGAGCGCGACAAGATCCTGACCGCCGATGACGCCCTCGCCTACGGCCTGGTCGACCAGATCGTCGCGACCCGTAAGAGCGCGGCCGGAGCGGCCGCCTGA
- a CDS encoding ATP-dependent Clp protease proteolytic subunit yields MPYAAGEPSLGGGLGDQVYSRLLGERIIFLGQQVDDDIANKITAQLLLLAAEPDKDIYLYINSPGGSVTAGMAVYDTMQYIPNDVVTIGMGMAASMGQFLLTGGAAGKRFALPNTDILMHQGSAGIGGTASDIKIQAQYLLRTKQRMAEITARHSGQTVETIIRDGDRDRWYTAEEAKEYGLIDEIITVASGVPGGGGTGA; encoded by the coding sequence ATGCCCTACGCCGCCGGAGAGCCGTCCCTCGGTGGAGGCCTCGGTGACCAGGTCTACAGCCGACTGCTCGGCGAACGCATCATCTTCCTCGGTCAGCAGGTCGACGATGACATCGCCAACAAGATCACCGCGCAGCTCCTCCTCCTTGCCGCCGAGCCGGACAAGGACATCTACCTCTACATCAACAGCCCCGGTGGTTCGGTGACGGCCGGCATGGCGGTCTACGACACCATGCAGTACATCCCGAACGACGTCGTCACCATCGGTATGGGCATGGCGGCCTCCATGGGCCAGTTCCTGCTCACCGGCGGCGCCGCCGGCAAGCGCTTCGCGCTCCCGAACACCGACATCCTCATGCACCAGGGTTCGGCCGGTATCGGCGGTACCGCCTCGGACATCAAGATCCAGGCCCAGTACCTGCTGCGCACCAAGCAGCGGATGGCGGAGATCACCGCCCGCCACTCCGGCCAGACCGTGGAGACGATCATCCGCGACGGCGACCGTGACCGCTGGTACACCGCGGAGGAGGCCAAGGAGTACGGCCTCATCGACGAGATCATCACGGTCGCATCGGGCGTTCCGGGCGGCGGCGGCACCGGCGCCTGA